A window of Diabrotica virgifera virgifera chromosome 9, PGI_DIABVI_V3a contains these coding sequences:
- the LOC126892429 gene encoding uncharacterized protein LOC126892429 codes for MSENEYDWLARHLGHDIRVHREFYRLHESAVELTKVSRLLIAVDKGEASRFAGKRIEDISIEDLPYLEDEADNIEPESEDENIEIDPNNVAGVPEEQTTKRRIAKKVSPIRKNRREKINWSKEEKSAVLIFFRVNIKKGIVPNKEQCMQCIVDNKATLERRNWKNIKDCVYNEIKACKRRKKH; via the exons ATGTCAGAGAATGAATATGATTGGCTGGCAAGACATTTAGGACATGACATAAGAGTACATAGAGAATTTTACAGATTGCATGAAAGTGCAGTAGAATTAACTAAAGTCAGCAGGCTACTGATTGCTGTAGACAAAGGTGAAGCCAGCCGATTTGCCGGAAAACGCATTGAGGATATTTCCATAGAAG ATTTGCCGTATTTGGAGGACGAAGCAGATAACATTGAACCAGAAAGTGAGGACGAAAATATTGAAATAGATCCAAATAATGTAGCGGGAGTGCCTGAAGAACAAACAACGAAAAGACGAATCGCAAAAAAAG TGTCACCTATACGGAAGAATAGAAGAGAAAAGATAAATTGGTCAAAGGAGGAAAAGTCAGCAGTCCTCATATTTTTCAGAGTGAATATAAAAAAAGGAATTGTTCCTAATAAAGAACAATGTATGCAATGTATTGTCGATAATAAAGCTACATTGGaaagaagaaattggaagaaTATTAAAGATTGCGTTTATAATGAAATTAAAGCttgcaaaagaagaaaaaaacattaa